One window of the Branchiostoma lanceolatum isolate klBraLanc5 chromosome 3, klBraLanc5.hap2, whole genome shotgun sequence genome contains the following:
- the LOC136430978 gene encoding multiple myeloma tumor-associated protein 2 homolog, giving the protein MFHPSRGGNRGGADQFTWDEVKADKHRENYLGHSVMAPVGRWQKGKDLTWYAKDKKAGGAADKSELEAIKRAEEEAMMAALGHKVIKKTSAGLTKEEMSEVFKRGQSERNPTDIEREKGLGFGASRAAMSTATLEDRDAEKHGMMLFTHKRTDPTDAGATLNKEDESSKKKKKMKKKSKKKRKKKKEKKKRHDSSSESSSESESEARWKGRGEGKRQRHDSSTDEEDQHSCRRAERKRDQGREDGLKRKHYDNTESRRTHHSDSYRRERGEMNHREGKKDRESTRGPGYYRTKALEDDSRKRRRHDTDSEDEYERGKSDRNRSSHRDDRGRRDKS; this is encoded by the coding sequence ATGTTCCATCCATCACGGGGAGGGAATCGGGGCGGGGCTGACCAGTTCACCTGGGATGAGGTTAAGGCAGACAAGCACAGAGAAAACTACCTGGGCCACTCTGTCATGGCACCAGTCGGCCGCTGGCAGAAAGGCAAGGACCTAACGTGGTATGCCAAGGACAAGAAAGCCGGTGGAGCGGCAGATAAATCAGAATTAGAGGCCATCAAAAGGGCTGAAGAGGAAGCCATGATGGCTGCTCTCGGACACAAGGTTATCAAAAAAACGTCAGCTGGGCTAACGAAGGAAGAAATGTCTGAAGTGTTCAAGAGAGGTCAGTCAGAGAGGAACCCTACAGACATCGAGAGAGAAAAGGGCCTTGGTTTTGGAGCCTCGCGGGCTGCCATGTCCACAGCAACACTAGAGGACAGGGATGCAGAGAAGCATGGTATGATGCTGTTCACCCACAAACGGACAGACCCTACCGATGCCGGGGCTACACTGAACAAGGAAGACGAAagctcaaagaagaagaagaagatgaaaaagaaatccaaaaagaagagaaagaaaaagaaagagaagaagaaaagacacGACTCGTCCTCAGAATCATCATCTGAATCGGAATCAGAGGCCAGGTGGAAAGGAAGAGGCGAGGGAAAAAGACAGAGGCATGACAGCTCAACAGATGAGGAAGATCAACATTCATGCAGACGTGCAGAGAGGAAAAGGGACCAAGGAAGAGAAGATGGGCTAAAGAGGAAACACTACGACAACACAGAGTCAAGGAGAACACACCATTCTGACAGCTACAGAAGGGAAAGAGGAGAAATGAACCACAGAGAGGGCAAGAAGGACAGAGAGTCAACAAGGGGACCTGGTTACTACAGGACAAAGGCTCTAGAAGATGACAGTAGGAAGAGAAGAAGGCATGATACTGACAGTGAGGATGAGTATGAGAGGGGCAAGAGTGATAGAAACAGGTCCAGTCACAGGGATGACAGGGGACGCAGAGACAAGTCTTAA